A section of the Elizabethkingia anophelis R26 genome encodes:
- the pepE gene encoding dipeptidase PepE — translation MNILLASTSTLFGGQYLEYIREEIIKLFNGADEIIFVPFARPGGISHDEYTDKARSFFSTINIKVKGLHEFDNPVEALNEAKGYFTGGGNTFLLVKTLHEQGLLPVLKQNVESGKPYMGASAGSNIGGLNMRTTNDMPIVYPPSFECMGLVPFNLNPHYLDPNPELHHNGETRETRILEFLTQNDTPVVGLREGNWIRRIGDKITTEGSELTRIFERGKEPYEIEAGSELKF, via the coding sequence ATGAACATACTCTTAGCGTCCACTTCAACATTATTTGGCGGACAATATTTAGAATACATCCGGGAAGAAATTATAAAACTTTTCAATGGGGCAGATGAGATTATCTTTGTTCCATTTGCAAGACCAGGAGGAATCTCGCATGATGAATATACAGATAAAGCAAGAAGTTTCTTTTCTACAATTAATATAAAGGTAAAAGGATTGCATGAATTCGATAATCCTGTAGAAGCATTAAACGAAGCTAAAGGCTATTTTACAGGAGGTGGTAATACTTTCCTTTTGGTAAAAACTTTACATGAACAGGGATTACTTCCTGTACTGAAACAAAACGTAGAAAGTGGTAAACCTTATATGGGAGCCAGTGCCGGATCTAATATCGGTGGTCTTAATATGAGAACAACCAATGATATGCCTATTGTATATCCACCAAGTTTTGAATGTATGGGATTGGTACCTTTTAATCTGAATCCGCATTACCTTGATCCAAATCCGGAATTACACCATAACGGTGAAACCAGAGAAACACGTATTTTAGAATTCCTAACGCAGAATGACACTCCGGTTGTAGGGTTACGCGAAGGAAACTGGATCCGAAGAATTGGCGATAAAATAACAACTGAAGGTTCCGAGCTAACCAGAATTTTTGAAAGAGGCAAAGAGCCTTATGAAATAGAGGCTGGAAGCGAACTGAAATTTTAA
- a CDS encoding acyl-CoA thioesterase codes for MISTTCRLRVRYAETDPMKYVYYGNYATYFEVARVELFRGIGMSYDEIEKRGIWLPVSEYNIKYLKPALYDQELRIKVKVKERPGVRIIFDYEIYNEEDEKLTEASTTLFFLDAEKNKVVKCPDWLMQLMDKHF; via the coding sequence ATGATTAGCACAACTTGCAGATTAAGAGTTAGATACGCCGAAACTGACCCCATGAAATATGTATACTATGGTAATTACGCTACCTATTTTGAAGTGGCTCGTGTGGAACTTTTTCGGGGTATTGGAATGTCATATGATGAGATTGAAAAAAGAGGAATTTGGCTTCCTGTTTCGGAGTATAATATTAAATATCTGAAGCCAGCTCTTTATGATCAGGAACTTAGGATTAAAGTAAAGGTAAAAGAGCGCCCGGGAGTGCGAATTATTTTCGATTATGAAATATATAATGAAGAGGATGAAAAGTTGACAGAGGCATCCACTACTCTTTTCTTTTTGGATGCCGAAAAAAATAAAGTTGTAAAATGTCCGGACTGGTTAATGCAACTTATGGATAAACACTTTTAG
- the fsa gene encoding fructose-6-phosphate aldolase codes for MKFFIDTANLEQIREAQDLGILDGVTTNPSLMAKEGISGAEAIKQHYKTICEIVDGDISAEVLSTTYEEMIKEGEELAAIHPNIVVKIPMIKDGVKALKYFSDKGIKTNCTLIFSAGQALLAAKAGATYVSPFLGRLDDISTDGLNLIEEIRTIYNNYMYDTEILAASIRSPMHIINCAKIGADVITSPLSSILSLLKHPLTDLGLAQFVADAKKLG; via the coding sequence ATGAAATTTTTTATCGACACAGCCAACTTAGAGCAGATTAGAGAAGCACAAGATTTAGGAATTCTTGATGGTGTAACGACTAACCCGTCTTTAATGGCGAAGGAAGGTATTAGCGGAGCTGAGGCTATTAAGCAGCATTATAAAACAATCTGTGAGATTGTAGATGGTGATATTTCTGCTGAAGTTCTTTCTACTACTTATGAAGAAATGATTAAAGAAGGAGAAGAGTTAGCTGCGATTCACCCGAATATCGTAGTGAAGATCCCTATGATTAAAGATGGTGTAAAGGCGTTGAAATATTTTTCTGATAAAGGAATTAAAACGAACTGTACATTAATTTTCTCTGCAGGTCAGGCGCTTTTAGCTGCTAAAGCCGGAGCGACTTATGTTTCTCCTTTCTTAGGACGTCTTGATGATATTTCTACCGATGGTCTTAACCTGATCGAGGAAATCAGAACAATCTACAATAACTATATGTACGATACTGAGATTTTAGCAGCATCTATCCGTAGTCCTATGCACATCATTAACTGTGCTAAGATTGGTGCAGATGTTATTACATCTCCGCTATCCTCTATCCTAAGCTTGTTAAAGCACCCATTAACAGATCTTGGTTTAGCTCAGTTTGTAGCGGATGCTAAGAAACTTGGATAG
- a CDS encoding GLPGLI family protein — MNKSFFFFLLFFFNSLLYSQKQLSIKYLNVRSEIANVYETLYTDGVNVISIQDGNIMSSNPNYKLKGRDLYFISKINKGKLNSRNFQYTATIGYNADKQYFVSDSVPSFKWTISENSTKKILGYNCIKATTIFRGSKITAYYTPDIPYSVGPFKFFGLPGAILDVREDNKRYDMWKAIEVNLDDKTKVNYHPKFSDYKNVDIKTYIDLKDSEKKRFSTAVSKTLPAGVHGDSVPERLGVEKIFEWEK, encoded by the coding sequence ATGAATAAATCTTTCTTTTTCTTTTTATTATTTTTTTTTAATAGTCTTTTATACTCTCAAAAGCAATTATCAATAAAATACCTTAATGTTAGATCAGAAATTGCCAATGTGTATGAAACTCTTTATACTGATGGTGTAAATGTTATTTCTATACAAGATGGTAATATTATGTCAAGCAATCCTAATTATAAGTTAAAAGGACGTGATTTATATTTTATTTCTAAAATAAATAAAGGAAAGTTAAATAGTAGAAATTTTCAATACACTGCAACTATTGGGTATAATGCTGATAAGCAATACTTCGTAAGTGACAGTGTCCCTAGTTTTAAATGGACTATAAGTGAAAATTCTACAAAAAAAATATTAGGCTATAATTGTATAAAAGCAACAACTATTTTTAGAGGTTCTAAAATAACAGCGTATTATACTCCTGATATTCCTTATTCAGTAGGACCATTTAAATTTTTCGGCCTCCCGGGTGCAATTTTGGATGTCAGAGAAGATAATAAAAGATATGATATGTGGAAAGCTATAGAAGTTAATTTAGATGATAAAACAAAAGTTAATTATCATCCAAAATTTTCGGATTATAAGAATGTCGATATTAAAACTTATATTGACTTAAAAGATTCAGAAAAAAAACGTTTCTCAACTGCTGTAAGTAAAACTTTACCTGCTGGAGTTCATGGAGATTCTGTGCCCGAAAGATTAGGGGTTGAAAAAATATTTGAATGGGAAAAATAA
- a CDS encoding S9 family peptidase, with translation MKNIKKLINIALCSLFLSPLAAQKTQWTSDGNAYYSFTKNGIEVVDLVDPGKNQTFIGNSELIPSGKSAALNVQSFQVSPDGKSLLLFANTQKVWRDNTRGDYWIFDKNSKKLTQLGKGLPTASLMFAKFSPDGKKVAYVSKHNIYIEDLANNQLNKITSDGTDRMINGTFDWAYEEEFGTQDGFRWSPDGSKIAYWKLNANGTKNFLMINNTDSLYSFTIPVEYPKVGENASGCTIWFYDLATKSSKKANIDGDEVQHYIPRMEWVLDSKSVILQQLNRKQNQSKIIVADANSGVSKTIHTETDPAWIDIKSRWNDNDPSGWDWINNGKEFLWLSEKDGWRHIYKIDMNGKETLITKDAFDVIKPEFFDVSNKLIYFSASPTNATQEYLYKVSMNGGKAERITPEAYSGSNKYTISPNGKLAIFSNSSVNARSAGAIISLPEHKELVAAKRISKADPAKSKTEFFQITTLDGVTLDGWVVKPKNFDPNKKYPIVFMVYGEPGSQTVTDDFYTGWNGLYVGDMAADGYIYVSLENRGTPAPKGREWRKSVYRKIGQLNIRDQAMGAKALFAKWPYIDTSRVAVWGWSGGGSSTLNLLGQYPEIYQTGIAIAPVANQLFYDNIYQERYMGLPQENREDFVKGSPLAYAKNLKGNLLLVHGTGDDNVHYQNTEVYINELVKYNKQFQLMSYPNRTHSISEGEGTSLHLATMFTKYLKEHCPPGGR, from the coding sequence ATGAAGAACATAAAAAAACTAATTAACATTGCATTATGTTCCTTGTTTCTGTCACCACTAGCGGCACAGAAAACACAGTGGACATCTGACGGTAATGCCTATTATTCGTTTACTAAAAACGGAATTGAAGTTGTGGATTTAGTAGATCCCGGAAAAAATCAGACTTTTATAGGGAATAGTGAATTAATTCCTTCCGGAAAGTCTGCAGCACTTAATGTACAGAGCTTTCAGGTTTCTCCTGACGGGAAAAGTTTATTGCTTTTTGCCAATACCCAGAAAGTATGGCGGGATAATACTCGCGGAGATTACTGGATTTTTGACAAAAACAGCAAAAAGCTTACCCAGCTGGGAAAGGGTTTGCCAACAGCTTCATTAATGTTTGCCAAATTCTCTCCCGACGGAAAGAAGGTAGCCTATGTATCTAAGCATAATATTTATATTGAAGATCTGGCTAATAATCAGTTAAACAAAATTACCAGTGATGGTACCGACAGAATGATTAACGGGACTTTTGACTGGGCTTATGAAGAAGAATTTGGTACTCAGGATGGGTTCAGATGGTCCCCGGACGGAAGTAAAATTGCCTACTGGAAGCTAAATGCTAATGGTACCAAAAACTTTCTGATGATTAATAATACAGATAGTCTATATTCGTTTACAATTCCTGTAGAATATCCAAAAGTAGGAGAGAATGCTTCAGGCTGTACCATATGGTTTTATGATCTGGCTACTAAATCTTCAAAAAAAGCTAATATAGACGGAGATGAAGTACAGCACTATATTCCGAGAATGGAATGGGTACTGGATTCTAAATCTGTCATACTGCAACAGTTGAACAGAAAGCAGAATCAAAGTAAAATTATTGTTGCAGATGCTAATTCTGGTGTAAGTAAAACAATTCATACCGAAACAGATCCTGCCTGGATTGACATTAAGTCTCGTTGGAATGATAATGATCCCAGCGGATGGGATTGGATTAATAATGGTAAAGAATTTTTATGGCTGTCCGAAAAAGATGGCTGGAGGCATATTTATAAAATAGATATGAACGGAAAAGAAACACTAATTACTAAAGATGCTTTTGATGTTATAAAGCCTGAGTTTTTTGATGTTTCTAATAAGTTAATTTACTTCTCGGCTTCACCAACTAATGCGACACAGGAATACCTGTACAAAGTAAGCATGAATGGAGGGAAAGCAGAAAGAATTACCCCGGAAGCTTATTCCGGATCTAATAAATATACCATTTCACCTAACGGTAAACTGGCTATATTTAGTAACAGCAGTGTAAATGCCCGTTCTGCAGGAGCAATAATATCGCTTCCGGAACATAAAGAGCTTGTTGCCGCTAAAAGAATAAGTAAGGCAGATCCTGCGAAATCTAAAACTGAATTTTTCCAGATTACCACACTGGATGGTGTCACTTTAGACGGATGGGTGGTAAAGCCTAAAAATTTTGATCCAAATAAAAAATATCCAATCGTATTTATGGTCTATGGAGAGCCTGGTTCCCAGACTGTAACAGATGATTTCTATACAGGATGGAATGGTTTGTATGTTGGTGATATGGCAGCAGATGGTTATATATATGTTTCACTGGAAAACCGTGGTACACCAGCTCCAAAAGGACGTGAATGGAGAAAATCTGTTTACCGTAAAATCGGGCAGCTTAATATCCGTGATCAGGCAATGGGTGCTAAAGCTTTATTTGCAAAATGGCCATATATAGATACTTCCAGAGTTGCTGTATGGGGCTGGAGTGGTGGTGGATCCTCCACATTAAATCTTTTAGGACAGTATCCCGAAATTTACCAGACAGGAATCGCTATTGCACCTGTAGCCAATCAATTATTCTATGATAATATTTATCAGGAAAGATATATGGGGCTTCCACAGGAAAACAGAGAAGATTTTGTAAAAGGTTCTCCATTGGCTTATGCTAAAAATCTGAAAGGAAATCTTTTATTGGTACATGGAACCGGTGACGATAATGTACACTATCAGAATACGGAAGTGTATATTAATGAACTGGTAAAATACAACAAGCAATTCCAGTTGATGTCTTATCCTAACAGAACGCATTCTATTAGTGAAGGAGAGGGAACATCACTTCACCTGGCAACAATGTTTACTAAATATTTAAAAGAGCATTGTCCTCCGGGGGGAAGATAA